In a genomic window of Chitinispirillales bacterium ANBcel5:
- a CDS encoding TIGR04222 domain-containing membrane protein, with protein MLHYLVRIPGPQFLVLFTLYSIVVLVYIKRYVSRAYKPDYEIPEPTILEPLDIAILKSGVNGAIVTTVFNLWRKKAVDISSEKRSIILEQKQTDTSKFNELEEAIYDFIKKPTKYRDLYQYPSIEAIKEIIQPNKARLEEWHLIPDFEQRSQHWKGFFWGLIFIWGIGGTKLFFGLARDRPSGYLFLLLLLTSFILYNVTKPSAVTASGKKLLEITSQRFEWLKNSEETANLLVDDDLTYGIAIFGISSFIGTELGELLETPALLDFHSGRTMGCGSVSGGGGGGGCGGGCGGGCGGCGGCGGGGGGCD; from the coding sequence ATGCTGCATTATCTGGTAAGGATTCCGGGACCTCAGTTTTTGGTTTTATTCACACTTTATTCAATTGTCGTACTCGTTTATATTAAGCGCTATGTCTCCCGTGCATATAAACCCGATTATGAAATCCCTGAACCAACCATACTGGAACCACTGGATATTGCGATTCTAAAAAGTGGAGTGAACGGTGCAATTGTTACGACTGTTTTCAACTTATGGCGCAAAAAAGCTGTTGATATTTCAAGTGAAAAAAGGTCGATTATTCTCGAGCAAAAACAGACTGATACTTCGAAATTTAACGAACTTGAAGAAGCGATCTATGACTTTATTAAAAAGCCCACTAAATACCGCGATCTATACCAATACCCTTCTATTGAAGCTATAAAAGAAATTATTCAGCCAAATAAAGCCAGGTTAGAAGAATGGCATCTGATTCCGGATTTTGAACAAAGAAGTCAACATTGGAAGGGGTTCTTTTGGGGTCTAATATTCATTTGGGGAATTGGAGGGACTAAACTCTTTTTTGGTCTGGCTCGGGACAGACCAAGTGGATATCTGTTTTTGTTGTTACTTCTGACAAGTTTTATTCTATACAATGTTACCAAACCAAGTGCAGTAACGGCATCAGGAAAAAAGCTGTTAGAAATAACAAGCCAAAGATTTGAATGGTTGAAAAATTCAGAGGAAACTGCCAATTTGCTTGTGGATGATGATCTTACATACGGAATCGCAATATTTGGAATAAGTTCCTTTATAGGCACCGAACTAGGCGAACTATTGGAAACCCCGGCACTTCTTGATTTCCATTCCGGCCGTACAATGGGCTGTGGAAGTGTAAGCGGTGGTGGCGGTGGCGGAGGATGTGGAGGAGGATGTGGAGGGGGGTGTGGTGGTTGTGGGGGCTGCGGTGGTGGTGGGGGGGGCTGCGATTGA
- a CDS encoding radical SAM protein codes for MSVLNVASSNSMVFQWHITDNCNLRCRHCYQQEYNYKGLAFHELGQIFVQLKTFVKTRGITQAHINLTGGEPFLRNDTIDLIKKIRESNMFSLGILSNGMIPSKSVLNQLEIYRPNFVQISLEGKRETNDSIRGMGSYETIIESLKVYRKLGIPTTISFTANSENFMDYPHVVKIARRYSVFNIWTDRYLPNGKSDTLQMTTKQFKTLCDLINKEKRKDKYPIFSETKILAQRALQFLLCGGRPYSCSAGDSLLAILSNGDLVPCRRLPIKIGNLLSNNINELYENSDILEDIRNKNNLDSNCFDCYYKTSCNGGLKCLAYATTGDYNSKDSNCWL; via the coding sequence ATGTCTGTTTTGAATGTAGCTTCATCTAACAGTATGGTTTTTCAGTGGCATATAACCGATAACTGCAATTTAAGGTGCAGGCATTGTTATCAGCAGGAGTATAATTATAAAGGATTAGCTTTTCACGAGTTGGGGCAAATTTTTGTTCAATTGAAGACTTTTGTCAAAACCAGAGGAATAACACAGGCACATATAAATCTTACAGGAGGAGAGCCCTTTTTAAGAAACGATACAATAGACCTTATTAAAAAAATACGGGAATCAAACATGTTTTCTCTTGGAATACTTTCAAATGGAATGATTCCTTCAAAAAGTGTACTGAACCAGCTGGAGATTTATCGACCAAATTTTGTTCAGATTAGCCTAGAAGGAAAAAGAGAGACAAATGATTCAATTAGAGGAATGGGGAGTTATGAAACGATTATTGAATCGCTGAAGGTTTACCGTAAGCTGGGTATACCAACGACAATTTCTTTTACCGCCAACTCAGAAAACTTTATGGATTATCCACATGTGGTAAAAATTGCAAGAAGATACAGCGTATTTAATATATGGACAGACCGATATCTGCCAAATGGAAAATCAGATACTCTTCAAATGACCACGAAACAATTTAAAACACTTTGTGATCTGATTAATAAGGAAAAACGCAAAGATAAGTACCCCATATTTTCTGAAACAAAAATTCTGGCACAAAGAGCTTTGCAGTTTCTGTTGTGCGGGGGGCGGCCCTATAGTTGTTCTGCCGGTGATTCGCTGTTAGCCATTCTTTCAAATGGTGATCTGGTGCCCTGTCGAAGACTTCCGATCAAAATAGGTAATCTGTTATCCAATAATATAAATGAGTTATATGAAAACTCGGACATACTTGAGGATATTCGCAATAAAAACAATTTGGACAGTAACTGCTTTGATTGCTATTACAAAACAAGCTGTAATGGTGGACTGAAATGTCTGGCATACGCAACAACCGGTGATTATAACTCTAAAGATAGTAACTGTTGGCTATGA
- a CDS encoding family 20 glycosylhydrolase has protein sequence MHLLPEVKSMEQKDNSLSLFDIKTIVVGSFNEHYKRSALEIQSYVATVTGLDVSVVSVGSFQYPAIELLYTDEDSADEKYLLRINGNGIRIEAKSPKALFRAVQTLIQIVKLNGSNVPYVEIEDYPDFMVRGFYHDVTRGKVPTLKTLKLLVDTLAFYKYNHLQLYVEHTFAFNAIPELWVDKDPLTADEILELDKYCKNKYIDLVPSLSTFGHLYELLRLKRFEHLNELDIKGSYFKHDLWDRMAHYTINCSSSESFSVIKTMIEEYLPLFSSPYFNICCDETFDLGKGKNKNRVDKEGAGKVYVQFVKKIMDVVLANGKTPMLWGDIVLKYPEQIDELPKDAIYLNWDYEPDAKEDSVRTFHNSGVNHFVCPGVQGWSRFSNEINRACENITNMALHGKKYNASGILVTDWGDCGHVNFLANSYHGLAFGASKAWNENGFKGGEHEQFDSSFSVLQWGRGLTKTGSVIREMGDICSYHFGNIYAWVNGLDCLWNKEDEVKGIDEAELKDRLNRARKCIKEVRELRDKVCDGNHLIDFDEYLLSAELIEWTVLILALKKRYEYHQDMSLLEFDEAQGVILKGHRLLGRFQQLWRIRNKESELRTVVCTMKAALERFQEILQGQKAR, from the coding sequence ATGCATTTACTACCAGAAGTGAAAAGTATGGAGCAAAAAGATAACAGCTTGTCTTTATTTGATATAAAAACAATAGTTGTAGGGTCTTTCAATGAGCACTATAAAAGAAGCGCATTGGAAATTCAAAGCTATGTAGCAACTGTCACCGGCCTGGATGTGTCGGTAGTGAGTGTAGGGTCTTTTCAATACCCTGCCATTGAGCTTCTGTACACCGATGAAGACAGTGCGGATGAAAAATACCTGCTTAGAATCAATGGAAACGGCATCAGGATAGAGGCAAAATCACCTAAAGCTCTTTTTCGGGCGGTACAAACCCTCATTCAAATAGTGAAATTAAACGGCTCCAACGTCCCGTACGTTGAAATTGAAGACTATCCGGATTTCATGGTAAGAGGGTTTTATCACGATGTAACCAGGGGTAAAGTACCGACATTAAAAACGCTTAAGCTACTGGTGGACACTTTGGCTTTTTATAAGTATAACCACCTTCAGCTCTATGTTGAGCATACGTTTGCGTTTAACGCAATACCAGAGCTATGGGTTGATAAGGACCCTCTGACCGCAGATGAGATACTTGAGTTGGATAAGTACTGTAAAAACAAATACATAGACCTGGTTCCATCACTTTCCACCTTTGGTCATTTGTATGAATTACTTCGCTTAAAGCGTTTTGAGCACCTAAATGAACTGGATATAAAGGGTTCCTACTTTAAGCACGATTTATGGGACCGAATGGCCCATTATACCATCAATTGCAGCTCATCTGAGAGTTTTTCGGTGATAAAGACTATGATAGAAGAGTATCTGCCGCTCTTTTCTTCTCCTTATTTCAATATTTGCTGTGATGAGACCTTTGATCTGGGCAAGGGTAAGAATAAAAACAGAGTAGATAAAGAGGGTGCCGGAAAAGTCTATGTGCAATTTGTTAAAAAGATAATGGATGTGGTACTAGCTAACGGAAAAACTCCTATGTTGTGGGGTGATATAGTGTTAAAGTACCCGGAGCAGATAGATGAACTACCAAAGGATGCTATCTATCTAAACTGGGATTATGAGCCTGATGCCAAAGAAGATTCTGTTAGAACATTCCACAATTCGGGGGTCAACCATTTTGTGTGTCCGGGGGTTCAGGGGTGGAGCAGATTTTCTAATGAAATAAACAGGGCATGTGAAAACATAACCAATATGGCTCTACACGGGAAAAAGTACAATGCGTCCGGGATTCTGGTAACAGACTGGGGTGATTGCGGGCACGTTAATTTTCTGGCAAACTCCTACCATGGGCTCGCGTTTGGTGCTTCTAAAGCCTGGAATGAGAATGGGTTCAAGGGTGGAGAGCATGAACAGTTCGACAGCTCTTTTTCTGTCCTTCAATGGGGAAGGGGTTTGACGAAAACGGGTTCTGTTATAAGAGAAATGGGGGACATTTGTTCGTATCATTTCGGTAATATTTATGCCTGGGTTAATGGCCTTGATTGCCTTTGGAATAAAGAAGACGAGGTGAAGGGGATTGATGAGGCTGAATTGAAGGATAGGCTTAACCGGGCCCGAAAATGCATAAAAGAGGTAAGAGAACTACGAGATAAAGTGTGTGATGGTAATCATTTAATCGATTTTGATGAATACCTTCTTAGTGCTGAGCTCATTGAGTGGACAGTGTTGATACTTGCGCTAAAAAAACGTTATGAGTATCATCAGGATATGTCTCTTTTGGAATTTGATGAAGCACAAGGGGTTATTCTAAAGGGACATAGGCTACTTGGCAGATTTCAGCAACTTTGGCGTATAAGGAATAAAGAATCGGAACTGAGGACGGTGGTATGCACCATGAAGGCGGCACTTGAGCGTTTCCAGGAGATTCTACAGGGACAAAAAGCACGATAG
- a CDS encoding YhcH/YjgK/YiaL family protein encodes MILDLLTNLSSYKGVHPGLPTAIHFLQNEDLDGFTHGQKQIMGDNLYALALTGHGLGLHDSRLEVHKKYIDIYYCISGTDNIGWKNRNKCIHPIGDYDNLNDSLYFYDKPDTWFGLVPGSVAIFFPEDAHAPHAVKGLLHIILVKVLYRW; translated from the coding sequence ATGATTCTCGATCTTCTTACAAATCTGAGCAGCTATAAGGGGGTACATCCTGGCCTACCCACCGCCATTCACTTTCTTCAAAATGAGGACCTGGATGGTTTCACTCACGGTCAAAAACAAATCATGGGAGATAATCTCTATGCACTTGCCTTAACCGGTCATGGATTGGGGCTGCATGATTCCAGGCTGGAAGTGCATAAAAAATATATCGATATCTACTACTGCATCTCAGGCACCGATAACATAGGGTGGAAGAACAGAAACAAGTGTATTCACCCCATAGGGGATTACGATAACCTCAATGACTCCTTATACTTCTACGATAAACCTGATACATGGTTTGGACTTGTTCCGGGCTCTGTAGCAATATTTTTCCCCGAAGATGCCCATGCACCGCACGCGGTGAAGGGGTTGTTGCATATTATTTTGGTTAAAGTACTCTATCGGTGGTAA
- a CDS encoding NUDIX domain-containing protein → MEIKQAGAITYKVENEQIKVLLVRAKKNPHHWLFPKGHIEKGETEKQAAHRELLEEAGIRGGMIGYVGERKFKKNEKPYSVSYFLFCFEEKVTNGEEGRTPTWYSIDDALNTISFSEMKDLIHKAVAKVPEQKP, encoded by the coding sequence ATGGAGATTAAGCAGGCCGGTGCCATTACCTATAAAGTTGAAAATGAGCAGATAAAAGTTTTGTTAGTGAGAGCGAAAAAAAATCCCCACCATTGGCTTTTTCCTAAGGGCCACATCGAAAAAGGTGAAACGGAGAAACAAGCTGCACACAGAGAGCTTTTGGAAGAAGCTGGAATACGGGGTGGTATGATAGGATATGTGGGTGAGCGAAAATTTAAAAAAAATGAAAAACCCTACAGCGTCTCTTACTTTTTATTCTGCTTTGAAGAAAAGGTTACTAACGGAGAGGAGGGCAGAACACCCACCTGGTACTCCATTGATGATGCTCTAAATACCATCTCATTTTCTGAAATGAAGGATTTGATTCATAAGGCAGTTGCTAAAGTTCCTGAACAAAAACCCTAA
- a CDS encoding ABC transporter ATP-binding protein — protein sequence MLENSGKTLRREDLPEELRAALNGKSNSIIYYQASDLTSKRTFGRSYLALTDSSLIVVCQGKTRKEYPLNSIEDIGIDELVGGGRLTAKTSAGVHHLLYYSNHMVPHFSTAARFIMNLKERGRSEEPESQPDSFCQNCSSPLPARDSKCPRCVPRLKILFRIFSLASPYKSKAIALMIVTAMGVLFQALPPFITKLIVDDVVGDGQTERLVPYTVAMISAGLFYLILRLINIRLTSWISARIVSDLRSRLHSVLQYLKMNFFMKREPGEIAGRVMHDTGELQQFLIEGMPYILINSLSFIVVGAILISINWMLALLIFIPVPFLVLGSQWFWKKLHPLFLRQGTAIGHMHSVLGESFQGLRVIKAFSQEKKRIEMFDTVNKRLAATEMKTFRTFGSFSEVMFAIMSLGVALVWYFAVRMINSSVPAMTLGDLLAFVGYIWLFYGPLQWFSVIMNWMTHAFSGAERIFEIIDSSPESHDEKNVVELPKIHGRIEFRDVHFSYERGKEVIKGVSLDIKQGEVIGLVGKSGAGKSTIINLLSRFFEPDSGQILIDGVPIDHINLTQLRKNMGIVLQDPFLFNASIAENIAYGLDHVSFAEIVEAARAAYAHDFIIRKPDGYDTLIGDRAVSLSGGERQRIAIARAVLHNPPILILDEATSAVDASTEKHIQEAIGRLVKGRTTIAIAHRLSTLRIADRLVVVDNGKIAETGTHDQLIRTGGIYADLAKSYTKMNSLQSVVWGG from the coding sequence TTGTTGGAAAATAGCGGGAAAACCTTAAGAAGAGAAGATTTGCCTGAGGAGCTTCGGGCTGCATTAAATGGAAAAAGTAACAGTATAATTTACTATCAGGCCAGCGATCTTACCTCAAAGCGTACCTTTGGTAGAAGCTATCTTGCTCTTACCGATTCATCACTTATTGTTGTGTGTCAAGGTAAAACAAGGAAGGAATACCCTCTTAATTCAATTGAGGACATTGGAATTGATGAGTTGGTTGGTGGTGGAAGGCTTACCGCAAAAACCAGTGCAGGTGTTCACCATCTTCTGTATTATTCCAACCATATGGTTCCACACTTCTCAACGGCTGCACGATTTATCATGAATCTAAAAGAGAGGGGTAGGAGTGAAGAGCCGGAATCGCAACCAGATTCTTTTTGCCAAAATTGCAGCTCACCTCTGCCGGCACGCGATTCAAAGTGCCCCCGCTGTGTACCGCGATTAAAAATTCTTTTTAGAATTTTCTCTCTTGCCTCACCTTATAAGTCAAAAGCTATCGCACTAATGATTGTTACGGCAATGGGAGTTTTGTTTCAGGCACTTCCTCCATTCATCACTAAATTAATTGTGGATGATGTGGTAGGTGACGGACAAACAGAACGCCTTGTTCCATATACTGTGGCAATGATAAGTGCTGGGTTATTCTATCTTATCCTGAGGCTAATAAACATCAGATTAACATCGTGGATAAGTGCACGAATTGTTTCGGATCTTAGAAGCCGGCTTCACTCTGTGTTACAATATTTGAAAATGAACTTTTTCATGAAACGGGAACCTGGAGAGATTGCAGGGAGGGTAATGCATGACACCGGAGAGTTACAGCAGTTTCTCATTGAAGGTATGCCCTATATTCTGATCAACTCCCTCTCCTTTATAGTTGTTGGTGCAATACTGATTAGCATAAACTGGATGTTGGCTCTCCTCATTTTCATTCCTGTACCTTTTCTAGTTTTAGGGTCACAGTGGTTTTGGAAAAAACTGCATCCCCTTTTCTTGAGACAGGGGACAGCAATTGGACATATGCACTCAGTCCTTGGGGAATCGTTTCAGGGATTGCGGGTTATTAAGGCGTTTTCTCAGGAAAAGAAACGAATTGAAATGTTCGATACTGTAAACAAAAGACTCGCGGCAACTGAAATGAAAACGTTCAGAACATTTGGAAGTTTTAGTGAGGTAATGTTTGCTATTATGTCACTGGGAGTTGCATTGGTGTGGTATTTTGCAGTGAGAATGATAAATTCAAGTGTGCCTGCAATGACTCTTGGTGACCTTTTGGCATTCGTTGGCTATATCTGGCTCTTTTACGGTCCGCTTCAATGGTTCTCGGTGATTATGAACTGGATGACCCATGCATTTTCCGGTGCTGAAAGAATATTTGAAATCATCGATTCATCCCCCGAATCTCATGATGAAAAAAATGTAGTTGAATTGCCTAAGATTCACGGACGTATAGAATTTAGGGATGTACATTTCAGCTACGAAAGAGGAAAAGAGGTCATTAAAGGGGTATCGCTGGATATTAAACAAGGCGAAGTTATCGGTTTAGTTGGTAAATCAGGCGCAGGAAAGAGTACAATAATCAACCTGCTGAGCCGATTTTTTGAACCAGATTCGGGACAGATTTTGATTGATGGAGTCCCTATTGACCATATCAATCTTACCCAGCTTAGAAAAAACATGGGTATAGTGCTCCAGGACCCATTTCTGTTTAATGCATCAATTGCAGAAAACATAGCCTACGGTCTTGACCATGTCAGTTTTGCTGAAATTGTAGAGGCTGCGCGAGCCGCTTACGCTCACGATTTCATCATAAGAAAGCCCGATGGTTACGACACATTGATAGGGGACAGAGCAGTTTCACTTTCGGGTGGAGAAAGACAAAGAATCGCAATAGCAAGAGCCGTACTTCACAATCCACCTATCCTTATTTTGGATGAAGCCACTTCTGCGGTTGATGCCTCCACGGAAAAGCACATTCAGGAAGCAATTGGCAGACTCGTTAAAGGACGTACAACTATAGCTATCGCTCACAGACTTTCGACGCTGCGAATTGCAGATCGTCTTGTGGTTGTCGACAATGGAAAAATTGCAGAAACCGGGACCCATGATCAGTTAATTAGGACTGGTGGTATTTATGCTGATCTGGCCAAATCATATACGAAAATGAATTCATTGCAATCTGTAGTATGGGGAGGATAA
- a CDS encoding DUF1854 domain-containing protein, whose product MNIRLSRNNDQVYAHIDDNEGIAVKLVWARPATGQGKEISVLSQEKEVAFLESIDVLDEVSKKIAETELLIRYFVPKVSEIVRTDVHLGNRYFEVKTDRGPRKFVIKNPYTNIRSVDKDGILINDVFGNLFCIPSLSSLDLKSKEHLERVI is encoded by the coding sequence ATGAACATAAGGTTGAGCAGGAATAACGATCAGGTGTATGCTCATATAGACGATAATGAGGGTATTGCAGTTAAATTAGTATGGGCAAGACCTGCAACCGGTCAGGGAAAAGAAATTTCGGTTCTGTCTCAGGAGAAGGAAGTTGCGTTTCTTGAGAGTATTGATGTTTTGGATGAAGTCTCAAAAAAAATCGCTGAGACGGAACTCCTGATACGCTATTTTGTACCAAAGGTAAGTGAAATAGTCAGAACTGATGTTCACCTTGGAAACAGATATTTTGAGGTAAAAACTGACCGTGGACCAAGAAAGTTTGTAATAAAAAACCCTTATACCAATATAAGAAGTGTTGATAAAGATGGAATACTAATCAATGATGTCTTTGGCAATCTATTCTGCATTCCATCCCTCTCCAGTCTTGATTTGAAATCAAAGGAACACCTGGAAAGAGTGATTTGA
- a CDS encoding pitrilysin family protein — translation MSRATNNSPMRAIGLETKCKRTALILCSVLIAILFSNGYSAGRSIPTTTTDGTTLNHPSEIEFEALDWQVPTGEEYREQLSNGLRTYIATDSSLPLVTIKGYISHSSINDPENKKGLGTLMSRLLRRGGTEKFPADSLNELVDLLSIKFSFSQNEAYMSFSATFLSEYLDTAMVILEEMFFRPAFDESVLEREKRIMKESIRHRFVNPQPVLHAAYKKQFYSETILSPITTLESIESITREDLIELHDQVFTTDNIILSFSGSFDREDMISRLENTFPSASNARGVVAFDEISPNTLTDALIVHRPINQTYVRMGVPLFSRPHPDYYAVSVMNLILGGGGFTSRLGTKVRSDAGLTYSIFSRGESNYQYPGTLHIEFNTRTETLPLAISLVLKEVENLIENGVTEEELENAKATIIAQLPGMFRSVEDITDTYTMNEYFGRAPDHFVVYPQHINDITVEDIQRVAQKYLNPDEFIYTIVTDTEALKNLPVTDDGFDVLGIENKLIIEANEIETLP, via the coding sequence ATGAGTAGAGCAACAAATAATTCACCCATGCGGGCCATTGGCCTGGAAACGAAATGCAAAAGAACAGCGCTGATTCTTTGTTCAGTTTTAATAGCGATTCTGTTTAGTAATGGCTATTCCGCCGGACGGAGTATACCAACTACAACAACCGATGGAACTACGTTAAACCATCCTTCAGAAATTGAGTTTGAAGCACTCGACTGGCAAGTGCCAACCGGTGAGGAATACAGAGAGCAACTTTCAAATGGACTAAGGACCTATATTGCTACAGATTCATCACTGCCACTCGTTACAATTAAGGGCTACATTAGCCACAGCTCTATCAACGACCCCGAAAACAAAAAGGGGCTGGGGACTTTGATGAGCAGGCTTTTACGAAGGGGTGGAACGGAGAAGTTTCCCGCTGACTCTCTGAATGAACTGGTTGATCTGCTTTCAATCAAGTTCTCTTTTTCACAAAATGAAGCCTATATGAGTTTTTCCGCAACATTTCTTTCTGAATACTTAGACACTGCTATGGTCATTTTGGAGGAGATGTTCTTTAGGCCCGCCTTTGATGAAAGCGTTTTGGAGAGAGAAAAACGCATCATGAAAGAATCCATACGGCATAGATTTGTTAATCCACAACCAGTATTACACGCAGCATATAAGAAACAATTTTACTCCGAGACTATTCTCTCACCGATTACAACCCTAGAATCTATTGAATCTATCACCCGGGAGGACCTGATTGAACTTCATGATCAGGTATTCACTACAGATAATATTATACTTTCCTTTTCCGGGAGTTTTGACAGGGAGGATATGATTTCTCGGCTTGAAAATACTTTCCCTTCTGCCAGCAACGCACGAGGGGTTGTAGCATTTGATGAAATTTCCCCCAACACCTTAACAGATGCATTGATCGTACACAGACCCATCAATCAGACATATGTAAGAATGGGTGTTCCGTTGTTTAGCAGACCACATCCGGATTACTATGCTGTTTCTGTAATGAATTTAATACTGGGAGGCGGTGGGTTTACCTCAAGACTTGGTACTAAAGTCCGCTCTGATGCCGGGCTGACCTACTCTATCTTCTCCCGTGGTGAGTCCAATTACCAATATCCCGGAACATTGCATATTGAATTTAACACCCGAACAGAAACACTGCCCCTTGCCATATCGCTTGTGCTTAAGGAGGTGGAGAATCTCATTGAAAATGGTGTAACAGAAGAAGAGCTTGAGAATGCAAAGGCCACAATTATAGCTCAGCTACCCGGGATGTTTCGCTCAGTGGAAGATATCACCGACACTTATACAATGAATGAGTATTTTGGCCGTGCTCCTGACCATTTCGTCGTGTATCCTCAACACATAAATGATATTACCGTTGAAGATATTCAAAGAGTTGCACAGAAATACCTAAACCCTGATGAGTTTATCTATACCATAGTAACTGATACAGAGGCACTTAAGAACCTGCCGGTCACCGACGATGGTTTCGATGTACTAGGAATAGAAAATAAGCTCATTATTGAGGCTAACGAGATCGAAACACTCCCCTGA
- a CDS encoding pitrilysin family protein — MKKILCLLLFFILLRGVSAENIDIPVTYDTLDNGLRVIIVPDSNVAVVSCRLYYFVGGMNEGPGTTGLSHMYEHMMFKGTERLGSKNYEKEIPYLRAIDSLDALMQEARLSIGGDSLFRAYRAEIFDLLEQQREYIKNNEIWEIYQSSGGTNLNAWTSNDMTAYIVTLPQNKVELFYWIEADRMENPVLREFHSELEVVMEERKMRYDNRPLFHYWERLNALFYVAHPFGLPVIGWESDIKGYTTDKLMRYINEYYTPDNALIVLVGNVDSEGALEDIEKYFGSIPRAERPSDPVVTREPAPIGETRFTARKDAEPRIDILFHTPGYPHEDLYTLDILNGMLAGRSGRLYRRLVEEESLCVNAGASNVTRLHNGYFHVWAQLKTDADPEKVEKIIMEELEKVTKAPPTEKEMIRITNEIRYSFATGLKSLEQLSDRLAHFERLGSWENLLRYPQKIADTCVESVPEIANKYFQPEMATIGRLLRPIEKEAVAQEEHLDTDMTITEDEIDE, encoded by the coding sequence ATGAAAAAAATACTATGCTTGTTACTGTTTTTTATACTTCTACGAGGTGTATCCGCTGAAAACATCGACATACCTGTCACTTACGATACGCTTGATAACGGACTGAGAGTCATAATAGTCCCCGATTCCAATGTGGCAGTAGTAAGTTGCAGGTTGTATTACTTTGTGGGTGGGATGAATGAAGGTCCCGGAACCACTGGCCTTTCACATATGTATGAGCACATGATGTTTAAGGGAACAGAGCGCCTTGGTAGCAAAAACTACGAAAAGGAGATTCCCTACCTCAGAGCAATTGATTCACTCGATGCGCTTATGCAGGAAGCCCGGCTCAGTATCGGTGGTGATTCTTTGTTTAGAGCATACAGAGCCGAGATCTTTGATCTGCTTGAGCAGCAAAGAGAGTACATAAAGAATAACGAGATTTGGGAAATCTATCAAAGCAGCGGTGGTACAAATCTCAATGCCTGGACATCAAACGATATGACCGCTTACATCGTTACTCTTCCCCAAAACAAAGTAGAGTTGTTTTACTGGATAGAGGCCGACAGGATGGAAAATCCTGTTTTGCGGGAATTTCATAGCGAGCTTGAAGTAGTGATGGAAGAACGAAAGATGCGCTATGACAACAGACCTCTGTTTCATTACTGGGAGAGACTCAATGCTCTTTTCTATGTTGCTCACCCATTTGGCTTGCCCGTTATTGGTTGGGAATCAGATATTAAAGGATACACGACAGATAAGTTAATGAGATATATAAATGAGTACTACACCCCTGATAATGCTTTAATCGTATTGGTTGGAAATGTCGATTCTGAAGGTGCTTTGGAAGATATTGAAAAGTATTTTGGATCGATTCCACGAGCAGAACGTCCTTCGGATCCTGTGGTAACTCGTGAACCTGCACCCATCGGAGAAACCAGGTTTACCGCGAGAAAGGATGCTGAACCAAGAATCGATATTCTTTTTCACACCCCCGGCTACCCCCATGAGGATCTTTACACGCTCGATATACTCAACGGGATGCTTGCTGGCAGGAGTGGGCGCTTATATCGTCGCCTGGTTGAGGAGGAAAGCCTTTGTGTGAATGCAGGTGCTTCCAATGTGACACGGCTTCATAATGGGTATTTTCATGTTTGGGCTCAACTTAAGACCGATGCTGATCCGGAAAAGGTGGAAAAAATAATTATGGAGGAACTGGAAAAGGTCACCAAAGCCCCTCCTACTGAAAAAGAGATGATAAGAATTACTAACGAAATTCGGTATTCATTTGCGACCGGACTTAAAAGCCTTGAACAACTCTCCGATCGCCTCGCCCACTTTGAGCGACTTGGAAGTTGGGAAAACCTTCTCAGGTATCCACAAAAAATAGCTGATACATGTGTTGAATCAGTTCCGGAAATAGCGAATAAGTACTTTCAGCCTGAAATGGCCACCATAGGCCGGTTACTACGACCAATAGAAAAAGAAGCGGTAGCTCAGGAAGAACATTTAGACACAGATATGACCATTACGGAGGATGAAATAGATGAGTAG